One part of the Vitis riparia cultivar Riparia Gloire de Montpellier isolate 1030 chromosome 8, EGFV_Vit.rip_1.0, whole genome shotgun sequence genome encodes these proteins:
- the LOC117920880 gene encoding pyrroline-5-carboxylate reductase, translating to MAGVAPIPMDTFKLGFIGAGKMAESIAKGVVHSGLMPASRISTAPRSSSRQDAFESLGVKIFETNQRVVEDSDVVVFSVKPQVVEDVVLELRPLLTKKKLLVSVVAGVKLKHLQEWAGHSRFIRVMPNTPAAVGKAASVMSLGKSATEEDGGLIANLFGAIGKIWRADEKYFDAVTGLSGSGPAYIYIAIEALADGGVAAGLPRELAWNLASQTVLGAADMAISTGKHPGQLKDDVASPGGTTIAGIYELEKGGFRGILMNAVVAAAKRSLDLSES from the exons ATGGCGGGTGTAGCTCCTATTCCAATGGATACATTCAAATTAGGGTTTATAGGAGCTGGAAAAATGGCAGAGAGCATTGCCAAAGGAGTCGTCCATTCAGGCCTTATGCCCGCTTCCCGAATCTCTACTGCTCCTAGAAGTTCAAGTCGCCAAGATGCCTTTGAATCATTGGGCGTCAAAATTTTCGAAACCAATCAGCGG GTAGTTGAAGACAGTGATGTGGTTGTTTTTTCTGTGAAACCTCAAGTTG TTGAAGATGTGGTCCTGGAGCTGAGGCCGCTACTAACGAAGAAGAAGCTTTTGGTGTCTGTTGTTGCTGGAGTTAAATTGAAACATCTACAG GAATGGGCTGGTCACAGCCGATTTATAAGGGTGATGCCAAATACTCCTGCTGCTGTTGGCAAGGCAGCATCGG TTATGAGCTTGGGAAAATCTGCAACAGAAGAGGATGGAGGACTAATAGCGAATTTGTTTGGAGCAATTGGCAAGATATGGAGAGCTGATGAGAAGTACTTCGATGCAGTCACTGGCCTGAG TGGCAGTGGCCcagcctatatatatatagcaataGAAGCTTTGGCTGATGGAGGGGTAGCTGCTGGTCTACCTCGTGAACTTGCATGGAATCTAGCTTCTCAGACG GTATTAGGAGCAGCAGATATGGCCATCAGCACAGGGAAGCATCCTGGTCAGCTCAAAGATGATGTCGCATCACCTGGTGGCACAACCATTGCTGGTATTTATGAGTTGGAGAAGGGTGGATTCCGTGGGATCTTGATGAATGCTGTTGTTGCTGCTGCCAAGCGAAGCCTTGATCTTTCTGAGAgctag
- the LOC117919932 gene encoding UPF0481 protein At3g47200-like, with product MAAPSNQISIKVWLSPNEGPEQEGGVGGSRASSSEQPDAASHGKPGVSLLPSDSSRDPWLSSIMEDGGESGENKSQQSKIQKVPAMLRDDESNNKCFDPWVVSIGPYHRDKPELQLMERLKKETVRQHVTESKVDVQDLYNKVVKVVGDARKCYKEGSTDELDDREFALMMFLDGCFILQFISCSTDTDKKMNIKNHNVAFVRRDLFLLENQLPFLVLEALMLPKKEEWSEKINNFVDNTRAHSPDHHKQGGWLDRITKKLFREVPQAKEEKQPEQQPVHLLGILHAQLINQSDLSALSCSMSDWSSYRSANELKAAGIQFKPSKTRRFTDVNFEAALSFGTLELPPMMVDDSTRSMLLNLVAYESCPGAPDDFGVTSYLCFMDVLIDHAEDVKELRSKGILLNFLGSDKQVAKLFNEIAKDLVPNPHAYARVKGDIEKHYNNKAKIWIAEWLHTHFTSPWTFLAFLGAILALALSCVQTYFAAFPGKNT from the coding sequence ATGGCCGCTCCTAGCAATCAAATTTCCATAAAAGTGTGGTTGTCGCCAAATGAAGGGCCCGAACAAGAGGGTGGTGTTGGAGGGAGCAGAGCCAGCAGTAGTGAGCAGCCAGATGCTGCTTCACATGGGAAGCCGGGTGTCAGCTTGCTTCCTTCAGACAGTAGCCGCGATCCCTGGTTGAGTTCCATAATGGAAGATGGAGGAGAGTCCGGAGAAAACAAATCCCAGCAGTCCAAGATACAAAAGGTTCCAGCGATGCTGCGGGACGATGAATCCAACAACAAATGCTTTGATCCCTGGGTGGTTTCAATTGGTCCCTACCACCGGGACAAACCTGAGCTTCAGTTAATGGAGAGGCTCAAGAAGGAAACGGTGCGGCAGCATGTGACAGAGAGCAAAGTAGATGTCCAAGACTTGTACAACAAGGTGGTGAAGGTGGTGGGAGATGCAAGGAAATGTTACAAAGAAGGTTCAACAGATGAATTGGATGATAGGGAATTCGCCCTGATGATGTTCCTTGATGGCTGCTTCATTCTCCAATTCATTAGCTGCAGCACAGACACGGACaaaaaaatgaacattaaaaacCACAATGTAGCCTTCGTGCGAAGGGATTTGTTCTTACTAGAGAACCAGCTCCCTTTTCTAGTCCTAGAGGCTTTGATGCTCCCGAAGAAAGAGGAATGGTCAGAAAAGATCAACAATTTCGTTGATAATACTAGAGCCCATTCCCCTGATCATCATAAACAAGGTGGATGGTTAGATAGGATCACGAAGAAATTGTTCAGAGAGGTTCCCCAGGCGAAAGAAGAGAAACAGCCAGAGCAACAGCCAGTTCATCTTCTTGGAATTCTACATGCCCAACTCATCAATCAAAGTGATCTGAGTGCACTATCTTGCTCGATGAGCGACTGGTCCTCATACCGGTCCGCCAACGAGCTCAAGGCTGCAGGGATTCAGTTCAAGCCCAGCAAAACTCGTCGTTTCACGGACGTAAATTTTGAGGCGGCGCTCAGCTTCGGAACATTGGAGCTTCCACCAATGATGGTTGATGACTCTACCAGGTCCATGCTCCTCAACTTGGTCGCCTATGAATCCTGCCCGGGTGCACCAGATGATTTTGGAGTCACATCATACCTATGTTTCATGGATGTTCTCATCGATCATGCCGAAGATGTAAAGGAGCTGCGATCCAAAGGCATACTCCTCAACTTCCTTGGCAGCGACAAGCAGGTGGCGAAACTCTTCAATGAGATAGCCAAGGATTTGGTGCCCAACCCACACGCTTATGCCAGAGTGAAAGGCGACATCGAAAAGCATTACAATAACAAGGCCAAGATCTGGATCGCTGAGTGGCTTCACACTCATTTTACTAGCCCTTGGACTTTTCTGGCTTTCCTTGGTGCTATTTTGGCCCTTGCCCTCAGCTGTGTTCAGACTTATTTTGCAGCTTTCCCTGGAAAGAACACATAA